One segment of Fibrobacter sp. UWB10 DNA contains the following:
- a CDS encoding PLP-dependent aspartate aminotransferase family protein yields the protein MSNSKYIETKLIHGGIDGDSVTGAVNVPIYQTSTYKQAGLGENTGWEYSRTGNPTRAALEALIADLEGGVAGFAFGSGMAATSTVLSLFKQGDRIIISSNVYGGTFRVLDKVFKNLGITYSIEDTTDLAALDTKVTPDVKAFFIESPANPLLTVTDLAGVAAIAKKHGILTIVDNTFMTPYLQRPLELGADIVVHSATKYLGGHSDVVAGLAVTNNKEIADRLAFNQNAVGAVLGPFDSFLLIRGIKTLGVRLDRHTENAERIARYLEQHEAVKHVYYPGLPTAQGYEINKKQAKNGGAMISFELYEGYDIKKFFKALQLISLAESLGGVESLVCHPATMTHASIPKEIREKVGITDGLIRLSVGIEKVDDIILDLNAGINAAKEA from the coding sequence ATGTCGAATTCAAAATACATTGAAACGAAACTCATCCACGGTGGTATCGATGGCGATAGCGTTACGGGTGCTGTCAACGTTCCTATTTACCAGACTTCTACCTACAAGCAGGCGGGTCTCGGCGAAAATACCGGTTGGGAATATTCCCGCACGGGGAACCCCACGCGTGCAGCGCTCGAAGCGCTGATTGCTGACCTCGAAGGCGGTGTAGCAGGCTTTGCTTTCGGTAGCGGCATGGCTGCAACCTCTACGGTGCTTTCGCTTTTTAAGCAGGGTGACCGCATTATTATCTCTAGCAATGTTTATGGCGGTACCTTCCGCGTTCTGGACAAAGTTTTCAAGAACCTCGGCATTACCTATTCTATTGAAGATACGACCGATTTGGCAGCGCTCGATACCAAGGTGACGCCTGATGTGAAGGCCTTCTTTATCGAAAGCCCGGCAAACCCGCTCCTGACCGTGACGGATTTGGCAGGTGTTGCTGCCATCGCCAAGAAGCATGGAATTCTGACCATTGTTGATAACACCTTTATGACTCCTTATTTGCAGCGTCCGCTGGAACTTGGCGCCGACATCGTGGTGCATTCTGCGACTAAGTATCTGGGCGGCCATAGCGACGTGGTGGCTGGCCTTGCAGTGACCAACAACAAGGAAATTGCCGATCGTCTCGCATTCAACCAGAATGCCGTGGGTGCAGTGCTCGGCCCCTTCGATTCGTTCCTCTTGATTCGCGGTATCAAGACTCTTGGTGTGCGCCTCGATCGCCATACCGAAAACGCAGAACGCATTGCCCGCTACCTGGAACAGCACGAAGCCGTGAAACATGTTTATTATCCGGGCCTTCCGACCGCTCAGGGTTACGAAATCAACAAGAAACAGGCCAAGAACGGTGGCGCCATGATTTCGTTCGAACTGTACGAAGGTTACGACATCAAGAAATTCTTCAAGGCCCTGCAGCTGATTTCTCTCGCCGAAAGTTTGGGCGGCGTCGAAAGCCTTGTTTGCCATCCGGCTACCATGACCCATGCCTCTATTCCGAAGGAAATTCGTGAAAAGGTGGGCATTACCGACGGACTGATTCGTTTGTCTGTAGGTATCGAAAAAGTCGATGACATTATCTTGGATTTGAACGCCGGTATTAACGCCGCGAAGGAAGCATAA
- a CDS encoding nucleotidyl transferase AbiEii/AbiGii toxin family protein produces MAKNIAHSVRERLLNTAKKLGVDYQVILTRYFHERFLYRLSQSPYKENFCLKGGTLLFAYEKFLARPTLDMDFSANKISNNMQNIRNAVAEICQIECSEDGVIFDTDSVSAESITEFKEYHGVRVHFKGFLGSIRQQISIDFGFGDSIFPAPQELPFPNILADTPTATLIAYPLETVIAEKFQSMIELADQNSRMKDFFDIYNILINYTFDQDILASAIQKTFQNRNTVVTSDSILFDSDFGNSEKMNRLWKAFLEKIHSKDNLEFNDVWNFIKGHLSRFVETTTR; encoded by the coding sequence ATGGCAAAAAACATTGCCCATTCCGTCCGGGAACGGCTGCTTAACACAGCCAAGAAACTCGGCGTGGATTATCAAGTGATTCTCACGCGTTATTTTCACGAGAGATTCCTATACAGACTTTCCCAAAGCCCTTACAAGGAAAACTTTTGCCTAAAAGGCGGCACGCTACTGTTCGCCTACGAAAAATTCTTGGCCAGACCCACTTTGGACATGGATTTCAGCGCAAACAAGATTTCCAATAACATGCAAAACATTCGTAATGCCGTTGCAGAAATATGTCAAATAGAATGCTCCGAAGACGGAGTCATTTTCGACACAGATTCTGTTTCTGCAGAATCAATTACAGAATTCAAAGAATACCACGGCGTACGCGTCCATTTTAAAGGATTCCTTGGTTCTATTCGTCAGCAAATTTCCATAGATTTTGGATTTGGCGATTCCATTTTTCCAGCACCACAGGAGCTGCCGTTTCCTAACATTCTGGCAGACACTCCAACCGCGACCCTCATCGCATATCCGCTAGAAACTGTTATCGCCGAAAAGTTTCAAAGCATGATAGAGCTTGCAGATCAAAATTCAAGGATGAAAGATTTTTTCGATATCTACAACATTCTGATAAATTACACTTTTGACCAAGACATCTTGGCCAGTGCAATTCAAAAGACATTCCAAAACAGGAATACCGTCGTGACCTCAGATAGTATTCTTTTTGATTCTGATTTTGGAAACAGCGAGAAAATGAACCGTCTGTGGAAAGCTTTCTTGGAAAAAATTCACTCTAAAGACAATCTTGAATTCAACGATGTTTGGAATTTTATCAAAGGACACCTATCCCGCTTTGTTGAAACAACTACACGATAG
- a CDS encoding metallophosphoesterase — translation MTYYFISDLHLDFYVSPVFRTIDMLRMEFEVFFERNFLPADACCIAGDIANDYFNYMEFLKFIAEKYKTVYVCLGNHDIITERIGEFGSDRDFLTSESKIKYFLAETRKIPNLQLLENRIADGIAGCMGMCDFKYKHVPSASEMVNKILWATRWFDGRHWNYKLNNADKLWRHYDRVFRKLTALRPKIMMSHFLPLEFGMAERYKQDPCSNFFYFHGAKYLKNMDDGSIWQAGHTHTAIKREYTDKLGKKHLLLCNPVGYPDENPYAEHGLKREDFLIDLDSPNDEAVAAMTEANKIASGKRKTRSYKNAKAMIKDILSE, via the coding sequence ATGACTTACTATTTTATCAGTGATCTACATCTCGATTTCTATGTGTCGCCGGTATTCCGTACCATCGACATGCTGCGCATGGAATTTGAAGTATTCTTTGAACGAAATTTCTTGCCTGCGGATGCATGCTGCATCGCGGGCGATATCGCAAATGACTACTTCAATTACATGGAATTCCTGAAGTTCATTGCCGAGAAATACAAAACCGTTTATGTATGCCTGGGAAATCACGACATCATCACCGAACGCATTGGGGAATTCGGCTCCGATAGGGATTTTCTCACCTCCGAGAGCAAGATAAAATACTTTCTTGCCGAAACCAGAAAAATCCCGAATCTTCAACTGCTTGAAAACCGTATCGCAGATGGTATTGCAGGTTGCATGGGCATGTGCGACTTCAAGTATAAACATGTGCCTTCTGCATCCGAGATGGTGAACAAAATCCTTTGGGCTACGCGCTGGTTCGATGGTCGGCATTGGAACTACAAGTTGAATAATGCCGACAAACTCTGGCGACACTATGATAGGGTGTTCCGCAAGCTCACCGCGCTCCGTCCGAAAATCATGATGTCGCATTTTCTGCCGCTAGAATTTGGCATGGCCGAACGCTATAAACAAGACCCGTGCTCAAACTTTTTCTACTTCCACGGAGCTAAATACCTCAAAAACATGGATGATGGAAGTATTTGGCAAGCAGGGCACACGCACACCGCCATCAAGCGCGAATACACCGACAAACTCGGCAAAAAACACCTGTTGCTTTGCAATCCCGTTGGTTACCCCGACGAAAACCCCTATGCAGAACATGGACTAAAGCGAGAAGACTTTTTGATAGATCTCGACTCCCCCAACGACGAGGCCGTCGCCGCCATGACCGAAGCAAACAAAATCGCCAGCGGCAAGCGTAAGACCCGATCCTACAAGAATGCAAAGGCAATGATTAAAGACATTCTAAGCGAATGA
- a CDS encoding cysteine synthase family protein produces MHYYESMQSLIGKTPLVKLTHVGLPEGVNLFAKLELWNPSGSVKDRTGLYMVNDAIEKGLLKPGGTIVEATAGNTGLGIAFAALNRGIRVIFVVPTKFSQEKQTLMRALGAELINTPREDGMLGAEKKAEELLTQIPGSVSLRQFRNMSNPLAHYETTGPEIYEDLDGQIDYVVAGAGSGGTFSGILKALKERNPNIKGVLADPVGSTMGGGEHGDYNIEGIGNDFIADTMDMSLVDQVIKINDDDAFGGARELAKKEGLIAGSSSGAAFTAAKKLIASGARGNIVFVAPDRGDRYFSKGLYE; encoded by the coding sequence ATGCATTACTATGAATCAATGCAATCTTTAATCGGGAAGACTCCGCTTGTAAAGCTTACGCACGTGGGACTCCCCGAAGGTGTAAACCTGTTTGCCAAACTCGAGCTCTGGAATCCCTCGGGTAGCGTGAAGGACCGCACCGGCCTTTACATGGTGAACGACGCGATTGAAAAGGGTCTCCTGAAACCGGGTGGAACCATTGTCGAAGCAACCGCAGGCAACACCGGCCTCGGCATCGCCTTCGCTGCCCTCAACCGCGGCATCCGCGTGATATTCGTGGTGCCCACCAAGTTCTCGCAAGAAAAGCAGACGCTCATGCGCGCTCTCGGAGCAGAACTCATCAACACCCCGCGTGAAGACGGCATGCTCGGTGCCGAAAAGAAAGCCGAAGAACTCTTGACTCAAATTCCCGGCTCTGTTTCGCTCAGGCAGTTCCGCAACATGTCCAACCCGCTGGCCCATTACGAAACCACCGGCCCCGAAATCTACGAAGATTTGGACGGACAAATCGACTACGTGGTGGCAGGCGCAGGAAGTGGCGGTACCTTCAGCGGCATTCTCAAGGCGCTCAAGGAACGCAATCCGAACATCAAGGGTGTGCTCGCAGACCCCGTAGGTTCTACTATGGGCGGCGGCGAACATGGCGACTACAACATCGAAGGAATCGGCAATGACTTTATCGCCGACACCATGGATATGTCGCTTGTGGATCAGGTCATCAAGATTAACGATGACGACGCTTTTGGCGGCGCTCGCGAACTCGCCAAGAAAGAAGGACTCATTGCAGGCTCCTCTTCGGGCGCAGCATTCACCGCAGCCAAAAAGCTCATCGCCTCGGGTGCCCGCGGAAACATCGTGTTCGTAGCCCCCGACCGCGGCGACCGCTACTTTAGCAAAGGATTGTACGAGTAA
- a CDS encoding DUF4194 domain-containing protein → MSTINEMWDDLTSSEQLVFKKSCRRLLKETFIVRDKDDDNRKLFFFIKANEALFSDYLNLMGFELVVKDNGIVMLQNNDSNVVISKQKFSKFQSIILCCLWTLYMDKVQSGSLSKQITVSFPELNAELEKFEFKGAFDIKRDIKTALQLFARYNLIFVNWNAPDNERVIVLYPSIQFALDESEFAAFVTVVRERMSNADSQNEDVVDERFDAEGEEE, encoded by the coding sequence ATGTCAACAATTAATGAAATGTGGGATGACCTTACTTCTTCTGAACAGTTAGTGTTTAAAAAAAGTTGTCGCCGACTTTTGAAAGAAACCTTCATTGTCCGTGATAAAGATGATGATAATCGTAAACTATTTTTCTTTATCAAAGCAAATGAAGCACTTTTTTCGGATTACTTGAACTTAATGGGCTTTGAGCTTGTGGTGAAGGACAATGGGATTGTAATGCTTCAAAATAATGATTCCAATGTTGTTATTTCTAAGCAGAAATTCAGTAAATTTCAAAGTATCATTCTTTGCTGTTTATGGACGTTGTACATGGACAAGGTTCAATCAGGATCTTTATCAAAACAAATAACGGTATCGTTCCCAGAATTGAATGCAGAACTTGAAAAATTTGAATTCAAGGGTGCATTTGATATTAAAAGAGATATAAAGACAGCGTTGCAACTTTTTGCTAGGTACAATTTAATATTTGTCAACTGGAATGCGCCAGACAATGAACGTGTAATAGTTCTTTATCCATCTATTCAATTTGCCTTAGATGAGTCTGAATTCGCTGCATTTGTTACGGTTGTGAGAGAAAGAATGTCAAATGCAGATTCTCAAAACGAGGATGTTGTCGATGAACGCTTTGATGCAGAAGGCGAGGAGGAATAA
- a CDS encoding SbcC/MukB-like Walker B domain-containing protein, which translates to MEFRKTAKKLLLVNWSCFQNVCIELGSSTLFTGVNGTGKTTILDAMSYLLFANTQFNRAADDKERTVNAYIHGDRKSNGTDRYLRKDAVVCYIVMEFNSPTEGDFVVGVNIESRSVQDPPEPKWFIFQNAKIEDFNFRSIENGKLSIVSGKNLTRKGAPVKSSEMMPREKAKPAIARALGLRVSDGDLKKYVEKILKMMAFKPEKNVEKFVKDSVLVQNDVNSLQSLREQKNHYNEALLMLENNQKRKELLERIEAATSAYEKQLKYMEIRKMMYSYQFLQKDKQDLEQRMIRSETLKLEKRNLEKKQEKVKPELETARDNFTKVKESNRTLSDSLKDKNEELNKCNDEIKKCETSIGKLKELQIAITQLILQTEDEIQISNESQKVLKNLAEKGVAPSEKQSRFIEFGNQIEIVRTRYAADKVRLEDKRDKCRENLADIESDIKKLSAKKIIFPHDAENAKHIIQAEFENRSINADVRFFAELVEEIKDESWRKAIETFLGRKRFYLIVDDKYCGLALRILKEKNLINANVVLSDKIPESEIEKNSAAEILEIKNKAARKYANYLLNGIYLCNSIEELHEHPKGGLMVDGMLAKSYAATMMKVSDVVPYLGKNAIEMQLALKQQNWKQTEKELQKFIDHINVLGDLLQLCDNIEWAPEEYDFEAIEKIQQQKELLGKITNEIDILKNSPEMLRAIQEIEMAEEKVKTLEQTFSRIDRELGKNETAQETNNSSIQNLNQSIESRTDEYNGLVHANFELEQEMLDLYNQLTKQQNNALVIAEKTVKNAGFELNDKEKFLENIQLEYNKLVGKDLNERGVAFISFYREEYLDIANAKLDEAKNKLDEASKKLRIAFLHDFIAELKENIEKAKEEIDIINRELKKIPFGIDYYQFKMEERPDRKIFFDICNNLESYINIDIFNPQKVSQEKFHADVQKFLDDILQQGSDEMEYSDYRNYFVYDMSIRRKTGEEMNLSQKQGSASGGEKQTPYFIILAASLMQFYPKDKNCARLAFIDEAFSALSKERIEQMVRFLEENHFQVFYAAPPEKIDSIGSHIDNTVALYSDGKYTIAEEGLKKAVV; encoded by the coding sequence ATGGAATTCCGCAAAACAGCAAAGAAACTTCTGCTGGTAAACTGGTCTTGCTTTCAGAACGTTTGCATTGAGTTGGGTAGTTCCACCTTGTTTACAGGCGTTAATGGTACTGGAAAAACTACAATACTTGACGCAATGTCGTATTTGCTATTCGCCAATACGCAGTTTAATCGTGCTGCCGACGATAAGGAACGAACGGTAAATGCCTATATTCATGGTGACAGAAAGTCAAATGGAACCGACCGATACCTCCGAAAAGATGCTGTTGTCTGTTATATTGTAATGGAATTTAATTCCCCGACAGAAGGTGATTTTGTTGTTGGCGTGAATATCGAATCTCGGTCTGTACAAGATCCTCCAGAACCTAAATGGTTTATTTTTCAGAATGCAAAAATTGAGGATTTTAATTTTAGGTCTATTGAGAATGGGAAACTAAGTATTGTCAGTGGGAAAAACCTCACTAGAAAGGGTGCGCCAGTAAAATCTTCGGAAATGATGCCTCGCGAAAAGGCAAAACCGGCAATTGCAAGAGCATTAGGGCTTCGAGTTAGTGATGGCGACTTGAAAAAATACGTCGAAAAGATTTTAAAGATGATGGCCTTTAAGCCTGAAAAGAATGTGGAAAAATTTGTGAAGGATTCCGTACTTGTACAGAATGATGTAAATTCTTTGCAATCTTTGAGAGAACAAAAAAATCATTATAACGAAGCTCTTCTGATGCTTGAAAATAACCAAAAGCGTAAGGAACTTTTGGAAAGAATTGAAGCAGCAACATCTGCCTACGAAAAACAACTGAAATACATGGAAATTCGTAAGATGATGTATTCCTATCAGTTCCTTCAAAAAGACAAGCAGGATTTGGAACAACGTATGATTCGTTCCGAAACGCTTAAACTTGAAAAGAGAAACTTAGAAAAAAAACAAGAAAAGGTCAAACCAGAATTAGAAACGGCTCGTGACAATTTTACAAAAGTTAAGGAATCCAACAGGACGCTTAGTGATTCGCTAAAAGATAAAAATGAAGAATTGAATAAGTGTAACGATGAAATCAAAAAATGCGAAACTTCTATTGGAAAATTAAAAGAACTTCAGATTGCCATAACGCAATTAATTCTTCAAACAGAAGACGAGATTCAGATTTCAAACGAGTCTCAAAAAGTGCTTAAAAATCTAGCCGAAAAGGGCGTAGCTCCTTCTGAAAAGCAGAGCCGTTTTATTGAATTCGGAAATCAAATCGAAATAGTTCGCACGCGATATGCCGCAGATAAAGTTCGTTTAGAAGACAAACGAGACAAATGCAGAGAAAATCTTGCGGATATCGAAAGTGATATTAAGAAATTATCAGCAAAGAAAATCATATTTCCACATGATGCAGAAAATGCCAAACACATCATTCAGGCGGAGTTTGAAAATCGCTCCATAAACGCTGATGTTCGTTTTTTTGCAGAACTAGTGGAAGAAATCAAGGACGAAAGTTGGCGTAAGGCCATAGAAACTTTCCTTGGGCGTAAACGTTTTTATTTAATTGTTGACGATAAATATTGCGGATTGGCCTTAAGGATTTTGAAAGAAAAGAATCTTATCAATGCTAACGTTGTTTTGTCGGATAAAATCCCAGAAAGTGAGATTGAAAAAAATTCTGCAGCTGAAATTCTCGAAATAAAAAATAAGGCTGCACGAAAATATGCGAATTATTTGCTGAATGGGATATATCTTTGTAATAGTATCGAGGAACTTCATGAGCATCCTAAAGGCGGTTTGATGGTGGATGGCATGTTGGCCAAAAGCTATGCGGCGACAATGATGAAAGTTAGTGATGTTGTGCCTTACTTGGGTAAAAATGCAATTGAAATGCAGCTTGCGTTGAAACAGCAAAATTGGAAACAAACTGAAAAAGAACTGCAAAAATTTATCGATCACATAAATGTGTTGGGAGATTTGCTACAATTGTGTGACAACATTGAATGGGCCCCCGAAGAATACGATTTTGAAGCTATTGAAAAAATACAACAACAAAAGGAATTACTCGGAAAGATAACCAATGAAATTGATATTTTGAAGAATAGCCCTGAAATGCTTCGTGCCATTCAAGAAATTGAAATGGCGGAGGAAAAAGTCAAAACCCTCGAACAAACTTTTTCTCGGATTGACAGAGAATTGGGAAAGAACGAAACCGCTCAAGAAACAAATAATTCGTCGATTCAAAATCTGAATCAAAGCATAGAAAGTCGAACGGATGAGTATAACGGATTAGTGCATGCGAATTTTGAACTTGAGCAGGAAATGCTTGATTTGTATAATCAGTTAACGAAACAGCAAAATAATGCACTCGTTATTGCAGAAAAGACGGTAAAAAATGCCGGTTTTGAATTGAATGATAAAGAAAAGTTTTTAGAGAATATCCAGCTTGAATACAATAAGTTAGTTGGAAAGGATCTGAATGAACGTGGTGTTGCCTTTATCTCGTTTTATCGAGAAGAATATCTTGACATTGCTAATGCAAAACTTGATGAGGCAAAGAATAAACTGGACGAAGCGTCTAAAAAGCTTCGCATTGCTTTTCTCCACGATTTTATCGCAGAATTAAAAGAAAATATTGAAAAAGCCAAAGAAGAAATCGATATCATCAATAGGGAATTGAAAAAAATTCCTTTTGGTATTGACTATTACCAATTCAAAATGGAAGAACGGCCTGATCGAAAGATTTTCTTTGATATTTGCAACAATCTTGAAAGCTATATCAACATTGATATTTTCAACCCACAAAAGGTTTCTCAAGAAAAGTTCCATGCGGATGTGCAGAAATTTCTAGATGATATTCTGCAACAGGGTTCCGACGAAATGGAATATTCTGACTATAGAAATTATTTTGTTTACGATATGAGTATTCGTCGTAAAACTGGTGAAGAAATGAATCTTTCCCAAAAACAGGGCTCTGCAAGTGGAGGTGAAAAGCAAACTCCTTATTTCATCATTCTTGCCGCCAGTTTGATGCAATTCTATCCAAAGGATAAAAATTGCGCTCGATTGGCTTTTATAGACGAAGCGTTCTCCGCATTGTCTAAGGAACGTATTGAACAAATGGTCCGATTCCTAGAGGAAAATCACTTCCAGGTATTCTATGCCGCTCCACCTGAAAAAATAGATAGCATTGGCAGCCATATTGATAATACGGTTGCTCTGTATTCTGATGGAAAATATACCATTGCTGAAGAAGGGCTGAAAAAGGCTGTAGTATGA
- a CDS encoding Wadjet anti-phage system protein JetA family protein, with product MLSVFDVVPSDFFTILGSKNRNQAVYSELLLKIYNLFDNEISYRILRDIVRDTIAAYLLENHIEIQGEDATELGLESDWNIKANFVIRRFVQAGWLEEDTDDTTLEKMIVMPDNGIALAQFIEKLKRPTRLEFSVSIYTIFNTIEHWAQGEQNPYKLILTPVYDEARKLSSALKKLATSIKKIIEGMLREGSLVSLTENIIKYCDGDFIKEYSRLVQQQNIHLYREKISRRLEDFKGIGYFGALTQSVMDEDGCARADAEDKVIRMLDSTRRFIHDDYNKIMKRIKDQINAYIKIAVARERILRNKGKDNRGNVEETIRYLVQNFDEDGLNKIDEEIQYLFHIHDYEFVDKTSLQYPHKNQSIQSNIEAEVVEMSAEERERQKRQLQRESYNPYSKELMRKFLDSQEINGKIDSSNLSLNEKKDVLASMAAVTYARENGYLIEIDEDFVESDEFKIRHWRAKKNVNN from the coding sequence ATGCTTAGCGTTTTTGATGTTGTTCCTAGCGACTTTTTTACGATTCTTGGTAGCAAGAACCGAAATCAAGCCGTATATTCAGAATTGCTACTAAAGATTTATAACCTATTTGATAATGAAATTTCATATAGAATTCTTCGAGATATTGTTCGTGATACGATTGCCGCATATCTGTTGGAAAATCATATTGAAATTCAAGGCGAAGATGCCACGGAATTGGGTTTAGAGTCTGACTGGAATATAAAGGCAAATTTTGTTATTAGGCGTTTTGTTCAAGCTGGATGGTTAGAAGAAGATACGGATGATACAACACTTGAAAAGATGATTGTTATGCCCGATAATGGCATTGCTTTGGCCCAATTTATTGAAAAACTGAAGCGTCCAACTCGGTTGGAATTTTCTGTTTCCATCTATACTATTTTTAATACTATAGAACATTGGGCTCAAGGGGAACAAAATCCTTATAAGTTAATTTTGACGCCTGTGTATGACGAAGCTCGCAAACTTTCCTCAGCTCTAAAGAAACTTGCCACTTCTATCAAAAAAATAATTGAGGGTATGCTTCGAGAAGGCTCCTTGGTTAGCTTGACAGAAAACATCATCAAATATTGCGATGGTGACTTTATTAAGGAGTATTCGCGCCTTGTTCAGCAGCAAAACATTCATTTGTATAGAGAAAAAATATCTAGGCGGTTAGAGGACTTTAAGGGAATTGGATATTTTGGAGCTCTTACGCAAAGTGTAATGGATGAAGATGGCTGTGCCAGAGCTGACGCGGAAGATAAGGTTATAAGGATGCTAGATAGTACAAGGCGTTTTATCCATGATGATTACAATAAGATTATGAAACGTATTAAGGACCAGATTAATGCGTATATCAAAATTGCTGTTGCGCGAGAACGTATTCTTCGAAATAAGGGTAAGGATAATCGTGGAAATGTAGAAGAAACTATACGATATTTAGTTCAAAATTTTGATGAAGATGGGTTGAATAAGATAGACGAAGAAATCCAGTATCTTTTCCATATTCATGATTACGAATTTGTGGACAAAACTTCTCTGCAATATCCGCATAAGAACCAGAGTATTCAATCGAATATCGAGGCTGAGGTTGTCGAGATGAGCGCTGAAGAACGAGAACGCCAGAAACGGCAATTGCAGAGGGAATCGTATAATCCATATTCCAAAGAACTGATGAGAAAATTCTTGGATAGTCAAGAAATCAATGGTAAAATTGATAGTTCTAATCTTAGCCTGAACGAGAAAAAAGATGTTCTTGCATCTATGGCTGCAGTGACATATGCTCGTGAAAATGGGTACTTGATAGAAATTGATGAAGACTTTGTCGAATCAGACGAATTTAAGATTCGACATTGGAGGGCGAAGAAAAATGTCAACAATTAA